The DNA sequence CGCGGGCACTCTGCGCGCGTTGCAGATCTTCGCGAAGCGGCAAATGGGGAAGATCGCTCGGAGGGAGCGCGCGCGAAATCGGCGTCCCCCGCAACTCGTATCGCAAACACCGATCCAAGTATTCGGGATCAACCACGATCGGCTCCCCTTTCCGCCACTCCTGCCGCAGCACCGCGGCCACAGGCCGATAATCGCTATCAAACGAAGGCGCGCGATAATGTGCCTTCAGACCGAGGATCATCGAAAGACTCAACAGCCCAGTGGCAAGCCATCGCTTCCAAGCGGCGCGCACGCTCATGATTCCGGCCGCGAGCAGCAAAAAGTAATACGGCGTGATCAGCATCAAATAGCGCCCAAGGTCCATGTATTGCTGGATGACCAAGAGTACGCCGCAAATCAAGCCCAACGGAAGGAAGAAACAGGCTTGCAGCACTCCCGCCCCCGTCGCCCTCCGTACGCCTCTCCAGAGGAGGAAAACCCCCAATCCAATGGCAAGCGGATACAGCGAGAGCTGTTCCAAAGCGCGCAGGACCATCTCCGTGTTCCAACGGTACTCCGCGAGGTTCTTCAGGGCATAGTAGACCCCCTGAGGGTAAACGAACGAGCCGACCACCATCTCCCCGCAAAAGAGGAAGAACTCCCCAACGAGCACGAGACCATCGAGCGGCGGACGCCACCCCTGCCGAGGACGCGAGAAGACTTGATAGACGAACGTCGTCAGCCACGGCCCATACAGAATCACTAGACCGAGTTGCCATAGCCCCCACCGGCGCAAAGAGGACCAATAGGAATGAGGAAGCACACCGCGACGGGCCCGGCGCATGACCAGACCAAGGAAATGTAGGTTCATGGCCGCGAGCACTAGCGCGCCGAAGACGTGCGTATAGAGCGCAAGTGCACCTGAGAACATGTAGCCGAAGGCCTCGCGCCAATCCGCGCGCGCCTGCTCTTCACGAGGATGGACGACTTGCACGCCTAGACCTCGCCCGACGTCGGTCGAGTCCGATTCAGATGCTCTCGGAAGCCATCCTTCCTGGCGAAGGAAACGCACGTAAGCCAAGGCTGCCCCAAGAACGAGCGCACTCACCAAGGCATACATCCGCGCTTCCTGTGCGTAGAAGATCTGATGTGGAGAGAGCGCCAGAAGAAACGCCGCCAGTAACGCAGCACGACGAGAGAGGATCTGCCGTCCCAGCCAATATGTTCCCGCGACGAGTCCGACGCTCGCCAAAAGCGAAGGAGTGCGCAGCGCTGCCGGACTATCGCCGAAAAATGTTGCCCAATACTTCAACACGATGTGCAAAAACGGCGGATGAATATTGCTCCGCCCTTCCTCGAGGATGAAGCGAAGCGGCTGCTGCGACACGAACCAGGACCACGCTTCATCGAACCACAGGTTTCGCGCTCCCAAATGGCTCACTCGAAGGATGACCGCAAGAAGAAGGGCGAGCCAAAAGCCCAGCGTCATGAGATCGGCTCGCCGTTCCCGAACCATCCTTTCGTCCACGCGCGTCAACATGACTCTCATCATCATTCCTCGCCGCCCCGCGACATGCGCACTCCCGCATTATGTCCATCTCCCCCTTTGCTTTTCAAGGCACGCCGATTGGAACGAAAAAGAGCCGATACCGCTTCCCGACATTCTGGCCTTAATGGCCTAGCGCCGTACCACTTCATCGGCTCCCATTGAGTCACACCGCAGATGAGAGGACC is a window from the Blastocatellia bacterium genome containing:
- a CDS encoding glycosyltransferase family 39 protein; this encodes MRVMLTRVDERMVRERRADLMTLGFWLALLLAVILRVSHLGARNLWFDEAWSWFVSQQPLRFILEEGRSNIHPPFLHIVLKYWATFFGDSPAALRTPSLLASVGLVAGTYWLGRQILSRRAALLAAFLLALSPHQIFYAQEARMYALVSALVLGAALAYVRFLRQEGWLPRASESDSTDVGRGLGVQVVHPREEQARADWREAFGYMFSGALALYTHVFGALVLAAMNLHFLGLVMRRARRGVLPHSYWSSLRRWGLWQLGLVILYGPWLTTFVYQVFSRPRQGWRPPLDGLVLVGEFFLFCGEMVVGSFVYPQGVYYALKNLAEYRWNTEMVLRALEQLSLYPLAIGLGVFLLWRGVRRATGAGVLQACFFLPLGLICGVLLVIQQYMDLGRYLMLITPYYFLLLAAGIMSVRAAWKRWLATGLLSLSMILGLKAHYRAPSFDSDYRPVAAVLRQEWRKGEPIVVDPEYLDRCLRYELRGTPISRALPPSDLPHLPLREDLQRAQSARVWLVLDYRSPLFKVAKLVDVEREGWRVVSDRVFPRADSRVRLLLLERQKPLSPRASGGQEEDAHDDLGRDTGA